Sequence from the Maribellus comscasis genome:
TTATTTCGGGAGTGATATCGGCAAAATAAACGGGAGAGCCAATGATAATTCCGTCAGCTTCTGTCATTTTTTCGATGCAGTAATTCAGGTGGTCATTTTTTATATGGCATTTTCCGTCCTTAATTTCTTTGCATTTTAAACAAGCAGTACAACCATGAACCGGTTTATTGCCCAGTTGAATCATTTCTGTTTCAACACCGTTTTCCTCAAGTACTTTAAATATTTCGTTGATTAAAAGTGCCGTGTTCCCTTTTTTTCTTGGACTTCCGTTAATTGCTACTACTTTCATTATTTAAAGTTAGGGTGTGATTATCTTGGAATAATCCTTACATAATCTTTTTATAATACAATATTAGTGGTTTTTTATATTATTGACCAAAAACATATGAGATAATGTTTGCACCCATTTTGAGTGCTTTTTCTCTTGTTTCGTAGGGATCGTTATGCACTGCTTCATCTTCCCAACCGTCGCCCAGGTCCGATTCATAAGTGTACAAACACACCATTCTGTCTTCGATAAACAATCCAAAAGCTTGTGGCCTTTTATTGTCATGCTCATGAATTTTGGGCAAACCTTCATTAAAATTATATTTCTGGTGAAAGATTGAGTGGGAGGGGGGAAGTTCTATAAACTCTTTATCCGGAAATACTTTTTTCATTTCGCGGCGGAAATACTCATCAATTCCGTAGTTGTCATCGCAATGCAAGAATCCGCCTCCTTCAAGGTAAATTCTCAGATTGATGGCTTCGCTTTCAGAAAAAATCACATTTCCGTGACCGGTCATCTCCACGTAGGGATAATTAAAAATCTCGGGACTCCCAATTTCAACTGTCGAGGGTTCGGGATTAATGTTTGTATTTAGATTTTGATTGCAGAATTCAATTAAATTAGGTAATGCCGTTGGATCGGAATACCAGTCACCTCCACCATTGTATTTTGCCAAAGCAATTTTTACTGCCTGATTTTGTCCCGAAGCAGAAAGAATAAAAACAACAAAAATAAAACTAAGAAAGCTTTTCATGGTTCTGTTTTTCCGAAAAATACAATTCATTGTCAAATATAAAAACTATTCGTTTGCCAGATTTACAATATGACAGGCCACCACGCCGGCTGTTTCAGTTCTCAAACGCGACTTTCCCAACGAAATTTCGTGAAAACCCTTACTTTTTGCAAAATTCACTTCTTCCGGACTAAAATCTCCTTCCGGTCCGATTAAAATTAACGCATCATGGTTTTTATGAATCATATTTTTCAGATGAGGTTTTTCCCCATCGTTACAATGTGCAATAAATTTGTTTTCAATAGTCGTATCTGAAGCCAGCTCTGTAAATGAAGTAATTTCATTTAGAACAGGAAGATATGTTTTTACGGATTGTTTTATTGCCGAAACCAGTATTTTATTTAATCGGTCCGGCTTTATCACTTTTCGCTCTGAGTGTTCAGAAAGAATTGGCGTTATCTCGTCGATGCCTATTTCTGTTGCTTTTTCAAGAAACCATTCAAAGCGGTCGATGTTTTTTGTGGGAGCTATGGCAATGTGAAGTTTATAATTCTTTTTTCCCAATTCTTTGGTGGCATTCAAAACAGAAATTTTGCAGCATTTGGGATTATCATCCTTGATTTCTCCTTCGTAAAATCCTCCTTTCCCGTCGATAATTTGGATTAAATCACCCTTTGAAAGACGCAGTACCCTGACTGCATGTTTTGACTCCGATTGATCGAGCGTTACCGTATTTCCTGAAATTTTGGGTATATAAAAAAGTTGCATTTATTTTTAGCATTTTAAACCGTTCACAAAATTACACAATTATGGTTTGAACTTTAATAAAAGCAGAATAAACTATAAAAATCCCAACTGTATTTTTATATCGAATCGGAAGAAGATTGTTTATCAAATTTGAATGTTTTGTATAAATAAGCCATTGACGGCAGAATAATAAGTACTCCGACTACAAGCGCAATGAGTAAATAAAATTGCACCTGTTCAGGAGCACTCGAATTTTGAAGTGTAATATCATCGCCGCCACTAACTTTTACCAAAACAGGAAATTGTATAGCAAACCAACCAGTTACAATCATGGTGGTTTGAAAACCCCCGATAATTCGAAGCATGTTGCGCTTATTTTTATTCAGGTTAATCCAAAGCGGAGGCAATGCTATGGTTGCAAGCACTATACTTCCTACACTCACAGGCGAGTGGTAAAATTCATAAAAAAGCGGATGTCCGCTAATTTCAGCTGCAACAAAAACCATTGCTCCAACAATAACCAAAGCGATAATTAAACGTTTGGCAATGCGTGAGAAATAGTGGATATATTTTTCTTCTTTTAACTCGCTAACTGTAAAGATTCCGGCCAGAAATGCAAAAAGCAAAACAAGAAATAAGCCCATACTCATCGAGAACCAGTTTAACCAGGGATGTACATATATTTTGTAGAATCCATCCTGGTAATCGAGAGAGATGTTTCCGAGAATAACGCCACCCAGTGTTACACCCAGAAAAAATGTGGTAAACAGACTTGAATACTGAAAGATAGTTGAATAAATGGCTTTGGGAGTAGCTTCGTCAATATCGTAATGGCGAAACGTAAATGCTGAGCCACGCAGAATTATGCCCAATAAAACCAGCAAAACCGGGATGTGTAACGCAGTTAAAATGGTAGAATAAACAGGTGGAAAACCAACAAATAGAATTACCACTACCAAAATCAGCCAAACGTGGTTGGCTTCCCACACTGGCGCAATGGCTCGTGAAACAATCCCTGATGCTTTTCCTTTGGTGAGAAGTTCCAGAATTCCACCGCCAAAATCAGCTCCCCCCAGTAACACATACAACAACAGACTAATTACGAGAATGGAAAAGTTTATTTCGGTCATTTGGATAAATATTTTGATTGTAACACTTTAATTTGACGGCTTAGAAGCCAGGTAACGATAAAACTAAGCAGAAGATAAACTGCTGATATGGTATAGAACGTATACTGAATTCCCGGCATTGGAGTGAGCGAATCTTTGGTTTTCATAATTCCGTATATAATCCATGGTTGTCTGCCTACTTCGGTTACAATCCAGCCTGCTTCAATAGCAATAAAACCCAGAGGCGTTGCCAGGATCAATATTTTTAGCCACCATTTTTTTTCCAGCCAGTGTTTCCATTTGAATGAAGCAGCCCAGAAAATAAAAGCAATCAACATTAGAAACATCCCAATACCAACCATTAGCTGGAAAGAATAGTGTGTAATGGGAACCGGTGGCCACTCTTCTTCGGGAAACTCTTCAAGTCCTTTTACTTCTGCATTAAAATCGCCGTGAGCAAGGAAACTCAAAAATCCGGGAAGCTTAATTGCATATTTTACTTCGCGTTTTTCAACATCGGGAATCCCGCCAATAATAAGCGGAGCTTTTTCCTGTGTTTCAAAGTGCGATTCAAAGGCAGCGAGTTTGGCCGGTTGAAGTTTCGCCACATTTTTTGCAGCCAAATCACCGCTGAGTGGCTGCAAAACAGCTGCTACCGACGCAAATGCCAGCGCAATTGTAATGGCTTTGGCATGTATCTCCAATTTGTTTTTTAAGTAAAGCATTGCATGAACACCAGCCACCGCAAAACCAGTAGCCGAAAATGCAGCAATGGTCATGTGGTGCGCCTGCGAAAACCAGGCCTTATTAAACATTGCTTTTACCGGATCGATATTTTCCGCCTGGCCGTTTACCCAGTCGAAACCGGAGGGAGCATTCATCCATGCGTTTGCGGAAACAACAAAAATTCCTGAGAGAACACCCGCTATTCCTACAACCATTCCGGTATAAAGGTGTACCCATTTATTTAGTCTTTTCCAGCCATAGAGGAAAAGTCCGAGCGCAATGGCTTCAAGGAAAAATGCTGTTCCTTCCCACGAAAAAGGCATCCCGAAAATGGGACCTGCATGCTCCATAAATGTAGGCCATAGCATACCCAGTTCAAATGATAAAACGGTTCCTGAAACCGCTCCGACAGCAAAAAAAATGGCAACACCTTTTGCCCAGGCTTTTGCTAAATCAAGATATACCGGATTATTCGTTCGCAGCCATTTCCACTCGGCCACAAACATAAACCACGGCATTACCATACCAATACAAGCGAAAATAATGTGAAATCCCAACGAAACCGCCATTTGCATGCGGGCGGCAATAAATGCATCCATATCTGTTTTCAGTTTTGAACATTGTACTTAAATAATCATTTATTTCAACACGCAAAACAGGTTTCGGTTTGATGGAATTTTACAAAACCGAAAACTGTTTTTGCAATCATTTGATGTGAAGGATTTTAATTCGTCGCGATTTATGGGTGTTTTTTGCAACAAGTATTATTTATTTCATGGTCGTTCGCTTTCTCTGTTTTTTTGCGGAGATACATTTTGCGTTTTAATTCAGCTAATGTTCTTTGGAAGCTTTTTTGTGTGTCGGCAAAAACAGCCCCAGTTACCAGAGTGAGTATAAACTAATTATTTCTTCTTTAATAAATACTGTGAAAAATCACTGGATTGTCTTCCCGGTTTAAGTTTTCAGGGATACATGGCAACTATAAAGGAGCCGAGGGTTTTTGAACTGAAAAAGCGGAATTGAAAGATGTTCAATTTATATAGACAGGATCTACAAAAATGTTTTGCCGATTTAAAATCTATTTAAACATTCTCGGAACAAGATGAAAAGCTTTTTTTCCGGTTCGGGCTTCCACATTTTTCCAGAAATCAACTTCAAAATCAATTCCAACTGTTGAACAGGTGGGCATGTCTCCTCCAAAAGATTGCAGCAGGTTACTTGCGAAATAATGAAATCCAGGATTGTGACCAAAAAAGAAAACCGTTTCCGCATTTTCCGGTAGCTCTTTTATCATCTCCAGAAATTCAGAAGTAGTTTGTCCGTCATAAATATCTTCAACCTTAAAAATATCTTTACGGTTAAAACCCAAATTATCGGCAAAAATTCGGGCAGTTTTAATCGCGCGCTTTGCCGGACTTGAAATCATAACATCAGGCACTATTCCCTTTCTTTTCAGATCCTCACTCACCAGTTTTGCATCGTTTTTTCCACGTTCTTTTAAATCGCGGTTAAAATCATCATCGTAACCGTAGGGAACTGATTTTGCATGACGGACAATAACTACTCGTTTCATAAAAAATCGTGTTTAAACTGGCTGGTAAATATCTATTTCAGCATCAGTAATTTCAACAATTTTGGGAACAATAGTGGTAAAATGGCCTGAACTGTTGTGCTCATCAATAGCGGCCTGGTTTTTCCACTTTTCAATAATACAGTAAGTTAATGCTTTTTCTGCATGTTTATGCAAAATGTATTCAATACAACCTTTTTCTGCACGCGAAGCTTCACCCAATTCACTTACCAAACTGATAAATTTATCTTCTTCTCCTTTATTTACAGTAAATTTTGCTACAATAGAAATCATAATGTGGTTTTTAAATTTTTCCTGTTTATTATGAACAAAATTACCGTAATTTACCCTTTTTAAGGCGAAAATGTAATCTTTTTATGAAAAGAATCGGACTCCTTTCTGATACTCATGGTTTTATACATCCACGGTTATTTGCGTTTTTTGAAAATGTAGATGAAATATGGCATGCCGGGGATTTCGGGAACATTGAAATTGCTGATCGTTTGGCTGATTTTAAGCCATTGAAAGGAGTGTACGGAAATATTGACGGGCAGGATATTCGGGTAGTTTATCCGCTTCACCAGCGGTTTAAGTGTGAAGATGTAAACATTTGGATGACCCACATTGGTGGTTATCCCGGGCGTTATGAAAAATATGTAATGCCCGAAATTTTCAGACATCCGCCTGATTTGTTTATCAGCGGACATTCCCATATTTTAAAAGTGATTTTTGACAAAAAATTAAATTTTCTGCATATGAATCCCGGAGCCGCCGGATTAAAAGGATTCCACAAAGTGTTAACCGCTTTGCGTTTTGTAGTTGACGGAAAAAATA
This genomic interval carries:
- a CDS encoding flavodoxin family protein, with product MKVVAINGSPRKKGNTALLINEIFKVLEENGVETEMIQLGNKPVHGCTACLKCKEIKDGKCHIKNDHLNYCIEKMTEADGIIIGSPVYFADITPEIKALIDVAGYVTRANGHLLKRKVGAAVIAVRRGGALHAFESVNNFFLINQMIVPGSTYWNFAFGRDPGDVLKDEEGLNTIQTLGKNMAWLLEKVCN
- a CDS encoding DUF4159 domain-containing protein, with amino-acid sequence MKSFLSFIFVVFILSASGQNQAVKIALAKYNGGGDWYSDPTALPNLIEFCNQNLNTNINPEPSTVEIGSPEIFNYPYVEMTGHGNVIFSESEAINLRIYLEGGGFLHCDDNYGIDEYFRREMKKVFPDKEFIELPPSHSIFHQKYNFNEGLPKIHEHDNKRPQAFGLFIEDRMVCLYTYESDLGDGWEDEAVHNDPYETREKALKMGANIISYVFGQ
- a CDS encoding 16S rRNA (uracil(1498)-N(3))-methyltransferase; the encoded protein is MQLFYIPKISGNTVTLDQSESKHAVRVLRLSKGDLIQIIDGKGGFYEGEIKDDNPKCCKISVLNATKELGKKNYKLHIAIAPTKNIDRFEWFLEKATEIGIDEITPILSEHSERKVIKPDRLNKILVSAIKQSVKTYLPVLNEITSFTELASDTTIENKFIAHCNDGEKPHLKNMIHKNHDALILIGPEGDFSPEEVNFAKSKGFHEISLGKSRLRTETAGVVACHIVNLANE
- a CDS encoding cytochrome d ubiquinol oxidase subunit II; this translates as MTEINFSILVISLLLYVLLGGADFGGGILELLTKGKASGIVSRAIAPVWEANHVWLILVVVILFVGFPPVYSTILTALHIPVLLVLLGIILRGSAFTFRHYDIDEATPKAIYSTIFQYSSLFTTFFLGVTLGGVILGNISLDYQDGFYKIYVHPWLNWFSMSMGLFLVLLFAFLAGIFTVSELKEEKYIHYFSRIAKRLIIALVIVGAMVFVAAEISGHPLFYEFYHSPVSVGSIVLATIALPPLWINLNKNKRNMLRIIGGFQTTMIVTGWFAIQFPVLVKVSGGDDITLQNSSAPEQVQFYLLIALVVGVLIILPSMAYLYKTFKFDKQSSSDSI
- a CDS encoding cytochrome ubiquinol oxidase subunit I; its protein translation is MDAFIAARMQMAVSLGFHIIFACIGMVMPWFMFVAEWKWLRTNNPVYLDLAKAWAKGVAIFFAVGAVSGTVLSFELGMLWPTFMEHAGPIFGMPFSWEGTAFFLEAIALGLFLYGWKRLNKWVHLYTGMVVGIAGVLSGIFVVSANAWMNAPSGFDWVNGQAENIDPVKAMFNKAWFSQAHHMTIAAFSATGFAVAGVHAMLYLKNKLEIHAKAITIALAFASVAAVLQPLSGDLAAKNVAKLQPAKLAAFESHFETQEKAPLIIGGIPDVEKREVKYAIKLPGFLSFLAHGDFNAEVKGLEEFPEEEWPPVPITHYSFQLMVGIGMFLMLIAFIFWAASFKWKHWLEKKWWLKILILATPLGFIAIEAGWIVTEVGRQPWIIYGIMKTKDSLTPMPGIQYTFYTISAVYLLLSFIVTWLLSRQIKVLQSKYLSK
- a CDS encoding SixA phosphatase family protein, yielding MKRVVIVRHAKSVPYGYDDDFNRDLKERGKNDAKLVSEDLKRKGIVPDVMISSPAKRAIKTARIFADNLGFNRKDIFKVEDIYDGQTTSEFLEMIKELPENAETVFFFGHNPGFHYFASNLLQSFGGDMPTCSTVGIDFEVDFWKNVEARTGKKAFHLVPRMFK
- a CDS encoding putative quinol monooxygenase, with amino-acid sequence MISIVAKFTVNKGEEDKFISLVSELGEASRAEKGCIEYILHKHAEKALTYCIIEKWKNQAAIDEHNSSGHFTTIVPKIVEITDAEIDIYQPV
- a CDS encoding metallophosphoesterase family protein — encoded protein: MKRIGLLSDTHGFIHPRLFAFFENVDEIWHAGDFGNIEIADRLADFKPLKGVYGNIDGQDIRVVYPLHQRFKCEDVNIWMTHIGGYPGRYEKYVMPEIFRHPPDLFISGHSHILKVIFDKKLNFLHMNPGAAGLKGFHKVLTALRFVVDGKNMRDLEIWEMEKPKKLIHEL